One genomic window of Candidatus Baltobacteraceae bacterium includes the following:
- a CDS encoding SDR family oxidoreductase — translation MDNNRTLQDLNGRTALVTGATSGIGKATALALARRGARVLISGRDEVRGQSVVSAIRAENGAADFLQADLSDADSTRKLAQRALEIAGRVDILVNNAGAFPFGPTAQTPPDVFDDVFATNVRAPFILVGELAPKMADRGKGAIINLSSMVSEFGMAGMALYGSSKAAINLLTKAWAAEFGPSGVRVNAVSPGPTRTEGTAAMGDGLAQLAAAAPAGHPASPEEIADAIVYLASDRASFVHGVVLPVDGGRTAV, via the coding sequence ATGGATAACAACCGCACCCTTCAAGATCTCAACGGCCGTACCGCCCTCGTCACCGGCGCAACCAGCGGCATCGGCAAAGCAACCGCGCTCGCGCTCGCGCGGCGTGGAGCGCGTGTTCTTATCTCAGGCCGCGACGAAGTTCGGGGTCAATCCGTCGTGTCGGCTATCCGGGCTGAAAACGGGGCCGCCGATTTCTTGCAAGCGGACCTCAGCGACGCCGATTCTACGCGGAAGCTAGCGCAGCGCGCACTGGAAATCGCCGGTCGTGTCGACATCCTCGTGAATAACGCCGGCGCCTTCCCGTTCGGGCCGACCGCGCAAACGCCGCCGGATGTGTTCGACGACGTTTTCGCTACCAACGTGCGGGCGCCGTTTATTCTCGTTGGGGAGTTGGCGCCGAAAATGGCGGACCGCGGCAAAGGCGCCATCATCAACCTGAGCAGCATGGTCAGTGAGTTTGGTATGGCGGGAATGGCGCTGTACGGTTCGAGTAAAGCGGCGATCAATTTGCTTACGAAGGCGTGGGCCGCGGAGTTTGGCCCCAGTGGCGTGCGAGTGAACGCCGTCAGCCCGGGCCCGACTCGCACGGAAGGAACGGCCGCGATGGGGGACGGTCTCGCGCAGCTTGCCGCCGCAGCGCCCGCCGGCCATCCGGCGTCTCCTGAAGAGATCGCCGACGCGATCGTCTATCTTGCTTCCGATCGCGCAAGTTTCGTGCACGGCGTCGTGCTGCCGGTCGACGGCGGCCGAACGGCCGTATAA
- a CDS encoding peroxiredoxin-like family protein, whose amino-acid sequence MSLADQLAKLKHDFEAKAPPETIEKIHRATAELARSGILERTLKKGDLAPEFVLPDVNGVPVSSADLRRNGPLIVSFFRGKWCPYCNLELSALAKIYPRVKELGAELVVISPQKSEFSADLVKPYRIGFPILRDFHNEIAEQFGIAFTLPEYLDALYREFGNDSKAWNETEVWQLPIPARFLITPDGTIADAEVNPDYTVRPEPETILERLKALKAPGVIQNPTKDVLRA is encoded by the coding sequence GTGTCGTTGGCAGATCAGCTAGCTAAACTAAAGCACGATTTCGAGGCAAAAGCACCGCCGGAGACGATAGAAAAAATACACCGAGCTACGGCGGAGCTCGCGCGCTCCGGGATCCTCGAGCGCACGCTGAAGAAAGGCGATCTCGCTCCCGAGTTCGTGCTTCCCGACGTCAACGGCGTCCCGGTATCCTCGGCGGACCTCCGGCGAAACGGTCCCTTAATCGTCAGCTTCTTCCGAGGTAAATGGTGCCCGTACTGCAATCTGGAGTTGTCGGCGCTGGCTAAAATCTATCCGCGCGTCAAAGAGCTTGGGGCGGAGCTGGTCGTGATCTCGCCGCAAAAAAGTGAGTTCAGCGCCGACCTCGTGAAGCCATATCGCATCGGGTTTCCCATACTGCGCGATTTCCACAACGAAATCGCGGAACAATTCGGAATCGCTTTTACGCTGCCGGAGTATCTCGACGCACTCTACCGTGAGTTCGGGAACGACTCAAAGGCCTGGAACGAGACCGAGGTTTGGCAGTTGCCGATACCGGCGCGGTTCCTCATCACGCCTGACGGAACGATTGCCGATGCGGAGGTTAACCCGGACTACACCGTTCGACCGGAGCCCGAAACGATTCTCGAGCGGCTCAAAGCGCTGAAAGCACCGGGAGTCATCCAAAATCCTACGAAGGACGTATTGCGAGCATGA